One genomic region from Tripterygium wilfordii isolate XIE 37 chromosome 20, ASM1340144v1, whole genome shotgun sequence encodes:
- the LOC119986684 gene encoding katanin p60 ATPase-containing subunit A1 isoform X2 codes for MGASLQIQTKYGSANKESSFKRSTSESTLERLSGLLGSFSILPQKQESKGKLWRQSSDVDIVSSYARAVKGYSPPKLRRNASASASISNLAMQPANPAPLKRTSSWSFDEKLLIQSLYKVLVYISKTCPIVLYLRDVEKLLFRSQRIYNLFQKMLKKLSRSVLILGSQIVDQDNDSNQLDERLTAVFPYKIDIKPPEDETHLISWKSQLEEDMKMIKVQDNRNHIMEVLSSNDLDCDDLDSICMADTMVLSNYIEEIIVSAISYHLMNSKDPDYRNGKLVISSNSLSHGLRVFQEGKPSGKDTLKLEAKDKTFEEVKPETKGLHPENKSEAEAPTSIVKTDGDNSLPASKAPEVPPDNEFEKRIRPEVIPASEIGVTFADIGALEETKESLQELVMLPLRRPDLFKGGLLKPCRGILLFGPPGTGKTMLAKAIAKEAGASFINVSMSTITSKWFGEDEKNVRALFTLAAKVSPTIIFVDEVDSMLGQRTRVGEHEAMRKIKNEFMTQWDGLTTKQGERILVLAATNRPFDLDEAIIRRFERRIMVGLPSVENREMIMKTLLSKEKVDEGLDYKELGTMTEGFSGSDLKNLCTAAAYWPVRELIQQERTKDLEKQQQVAEGQHSEDVSDTKEGKEERVITLRPLNMEDFKQAKNQIAASFAAEGSIMSELKQWNDLYGEGGSRKKQQLSYFL; via the exons atgggCGCATCTTTACAGATTCAGACCAAGTATGGTAGTGCCAACAAAGAATCT TCTTTTAAAAGGTCCACCTCAGAGTCAACACTAGAGCGATTGTCTGGTTTATTAGGCTCATTTTCAATCCTTCCACAGAAGCAAGAATCCAAAG GCAAGTTATGGAGGCAAAGTAGTGATGTGGATATTGTATCAAGTTATGCTAG GGCTGTCAAAGGTTATAGTCCTCCCAAGCTACGTAGGAATGCATCTGCCTCAGCTAGCATCAGCAATCTCGCTATGCAACCAGCAAATCCAG CTCCTCTCAAGCGCACAAGCAGCTGGTCCTTTGATGAAAAACTTCTTATACAGTCCCTTTACAAG GTTCTGGTGTACATATCAAAAACCTGTCCCATTGTGCTATATCTGAGGGATGTTGAGAAGCTCTTGTTTAGGTCACAAAGGATATATAACTTGTTTCAGAAAATGCTGAAGAAACTGTCGAGATCAGTGCTCATACTTGGTTCACAAATTGTAGATCAGGATAATGACAGCAATCAATTGGATGAGAGGCTTACTGCTGTGTTCCCATATAAGATTGATATTAAGCCTCCTGAAGATGAAACCCATCTCATCAGCTGGAAGTCTCAACTAGAAGAGGACATGAAGATGATCAAAGTCCAGGATAACAGAAACCATATTATGGAAGTACTTTCATCGAATGACCTTGATTGTGATGATTTGGATTCCATTTGCATGGCCGACACAATGGTTCTTAGTAATTACATAGAAGAGATCATTGTGTCTGCAATTTCTTATCATCTAATGAATAGCAAGGACCCTGATTACAGAAATGGAAAACTTGTTATTTCATCCAATAG TTTGTCCCATGGATTGAGAGTATTCCAGGAAGGCAAGCCCAGTGGCAAAGATACATTGAAGTTAGAAGCAAAAGATAAAACATTTGAG GAAGTCAAGCCAGAAACAAAAGGATTGCATCCTGAAAACAAGAGTGAAGCAGAGGCACCAACATCTATAGTAAAAACTGATGGCGACAATTCCCTACCGGCATCAAAAGCTCCA GAGGTTCCTCCTGACAACGAGTTCGAGAAGCGCATAAGGCCAGAGGTTATACCAGCTAGTGAGATTGGCGTAACATTTGCTGATATTGGTGCCTTGGAGGAGACTAAAGAATCCCTTCAAGAACTGGTAATGCTTCCACTAAGAAGACCTGACCTCTTTAAAGGAGGACTTTTAAAACCTTGCCggggaattttgttatttgggcCTCCTGGAACTGGGAAGACTATGCTGGCGAAGGCCATTGCCAAAGAAGCTGGAGCAAGCTTTATTAATGTATCCATGTCTACAATCACTTCTAAGTGGTTCGGTGAAGATGAAAAGAACGTTAGAGCTTTGTTCACGCTGGCAGCTAAGGTATCCCCAACTATCATTTTTGTAGATGAGGTTGATAGCATGCTCGGGCAGCGGACTAGAGTTGGGGAGCATGAAGCAATGAGGAAAATAAAGAATGAGTTCATGACTCAATGGGATGGACTCACGACTAAGCAGGGTGAGCGTATTCTAGTTCTTGCTGCAACGAACCGGCCATTTGACCTCGATGAAGCTATTATCAGGAGGTTTGAACGGAG AATTATGGTGGGCCTTCCATCTGTGGAGAACAGGGAAATGATCATGAAAACTCTCTTATCGAAAGAAAAAGTAGATGAAGGCTTAGATTACAAGGAGCTTGGGACTATGACAGAAGGATTTAGTGGAAGTGATCTTAAG AATCTGTGCACAGCAGCTGCGTACTGGCCAGTTAGGGAGCTAATACAACAAGAAAGAACAAAGGATTTG gAGAAGCAGCAACAAGTAGCAGAAGGTCAACATTCGGAAGATGTTTCAGATACAAAAGAAGGCAAAGAGGAAAGAGTAATTACTCTCAGGCCATTAAATATGGAAGACTTCAAGCAGGCAAAGAAtcag ATCGCCGCCAGTTTTGCAGCTGAAGGGTCTATAATGAGTGAGCTGAAGCAGTGGAATGACTTGTATGGTGAAGGAGGTTCAAGAAAAAAGCAGCAATTGTCTTACTTCCTATAA
- the LOC119986684 gene encoding uncharacterized protein LOC119986684 isoform X1, whose product MEQKNMLISALSVGVGVGVGIGLASGQTVGKWTGNYGASSSGLTAEKMEKEMLRMIVDGRESKVTFDQFPYYLSEQTCVLLTSAAYVHLKHADISKFTRNLAPASQAILLSGPAETYQQMLAKALAHFFEAKLLLLDVTDFSLKIQTKYGSANKESSFKRSTSESTLERLSGLLGSFSILPQKQESKGKLWRQSSDVDIVSSYARAVKGYSPPKLRRNASASASISNLAMQPANPAPLKRTSSWSFDEKLLIQSLYKVLVYISKTCPIVLYLRDVEKLLFRSQRIYNLFQKMLKKLSRSVLILGSQIVDQDNDSNQLDERLTAVFPYKIDIKPPEDETHLISWKSQLEEDMKMIKVQDNRNHIMEVLSSNDLDCDDLDSICMADTMVLSNYIEEIIVSAISYHLMNSKDPDYRNGKLVISSNSLSHGLRVFQEGKPSGKDTLKLEAKDKTFEEVKPETKGLHPENKSEAEAPTSIVKTDGDNSLPASKAPEVPPDNEFEKRIRPEVIPASEIGVTFADIGALEETKESLQELVMLPLRRPDLFKGGLLKPCRGILLFGPPGTGKTMLAKAIAKEAGASFINVSMSTITSKWFGEDEKNVRALFTLAAKVSPTIIFVDEVDSMLGQRTRVGEHEAMRKIKNEFMTQWDGLTTKQGERILVLAATNRPFDLDEAIIRRFERRIMVGLPSVENREMIMKTLLSKEKVDEGLDYKELGTMTEGFSGSDLKNLCTAAAYWPVRELIQQERTKDLEKQQQVAEGQHSEDVSDTKEGKEERVITLRPLNMEDFKQAKNQIAASFAAEGSIMSELKQWNDLYGEGGSRKKQQLSYFL is encoded by the exons ATGGAGCAGAAAAATATGCTGATATCGGCGTTGAGTGTAGGCGtaggggtgggggtggggattGGATTGGCGTCGGGACAGACGGTGGGGAAATGGACGGGAAATTACGGTGCGTCTTCAAGCGGCCTCACTGCAGAGAAAATGGAGAAAGAAATGCTTAGGATGATTGTTGATGGAAGAGAAAGCAAGGTTACGTTCGACCAGTTCCCTTACTATCTCAG TGAGCAAACTTGTGTACTGCTAACAAGTGCGGCATATGTACATCTGAAGCATGCTGATATTTCAAAATTCACAAGGAACCTTGCCCCTGCAAGTCAGGCTATATTGCTCTCAGGACCAGCAG AAACTTACCAGCAAATGCTCGCCAAAGCATTGGCCCATTTCTTTGAGGCCAAGTTGCTACTATTAGATGTAACAGACTTTTCTCTAAAG ATTCAGACCAAGTATGGTAGTGCCAACAAAGAATCT TCTTTTAAAAGGTCCACCTCAGAGTCAACACTAGAGCGATTGTCTGGTTTATTAGGCTCATTTTCAATCCTTCCACAGAAGCAAGAATCCAAAG GCAAGTTATGGAGGCAAAGTAGTGATGTGGATATTGTATCAAGTTATGCTAG GGCTGTCAAAGGTTATAGTCCTCCCAAGCTACGTAGGAATGCATCTGCCTCAGCTAGCATCAGCAATCTCGCTATGCAACCAGCAAATCCAG CTCCTCTCAAGCGCACAAGCAGCTGGTCCTTTGATGAAAAACTTCTTATACAGTCCCTTTACAAG GTTCTGGTGTACATATCAAAAACCTGTCCCATTGTGCTATATCTGAGGGATGTTGAGAAGCTCTTGTTTAGGTCACAAAGGATATATAACTTGTTTCAGAAAATGCTGAAGAAACTGTCGAGATCAGTGCTCATACTTGGTTCACAAATTGTAGATCAGGATAATGACAGCAATCAATTGGATGAGAGGCTTACTGCTGTGTTCCCATATAAGATTGATATTAAGCCTCCTGAAGATGAAACCCATCTCATCAGCTGGAAGTCTCAACTAGAAGAGGACATGAAGATGATCAAAGTCCAGGATAACAGAAACCATATTATGGAAGTACTTTCATCGAATGACCTTGATTGTGATGATTTGGATTCCATTTGCATGGCCGACACAATGGTTCTTAGTAATTACATAGAAGAGATCATTGTGTCTGCAATTTCTTATCATCTAATGAATAGCAAGGACCCTGATTACAGAAATGGAAAACTTGTTATTTCATCCAATAG TTTGTCCCATGGATTGAGAGTATTCCAGGAAGGCAAGCCCAGTGGCAAAGATACATTGAAGTTAGAAGCAAAAGATAAAACATTTGAG GAAGTCAAGCCAGAAACAAAAGGATTGCATCCTGAAAACAAGAGTGAAGCAGAGGCACCAACATCTATAGTAAAAACTGATGGCGACAATTCCCTACCGGCATCAAAAGCTCCA GAGGTTCCTCCTGACAACGAGTTCGAGAAGCGCATAAGGCCAGAGGTTATACCAGCTAGTGAGATTGGCGTAACATTTGCTGATATTGGTGCCTTGGAGGAGACTAAAGAATCCCTTCAAGAACTGGTAATGCTTCCACTAAGAAGACCTGACCTCTTTAAAGGAGGACTTTTAAAACCTTGCCggggaattttgttatttgggcCTCCTGGAACTGGGAAGACTATGCTGGCGAAGGCCATTGCCAAAGAAGCTGGAGCAAGCTTTATTAATGTATCCATGTCTACAATCACTTCTAAGTGGTTCGGTGAAGATGAAAAGAACGTTAGAGCTTTGTTCACGCTGGCAGCTAAGGTATCCCCAACTATCATTTTTGTAGATGAGGTTGATAGCATGCTCGGGCAGCGGACTAGAGTTGGGGAGCATGAAGCAATGAGGAAAATAAAGAATGAGTTCATGACTCAATGGGATGGACTCACGACTAAGCAGGGTGAGCGTATTCTAGTTCTTGCTGCAACGAACCGGCCATTTGACCTCGATGAAGCTATTATCAGGAGGTTTGAACGGAG AATTATGGTGGGCCTTCCATCTGTGGAGAACAGGGAAATGATCATGAAAACTCTCTTATCGAAAGAAAAAGTAGATGAAGGCTTAGATTACAAGGAGCTTGGGACTATGACAGAAGGATTTAGTGGAAGTGATCTTAAG AATCTGTGCACAGCAGCTGCGTACTGGCCAGTTAGGGAGCTAATACAACAAGAAAGAACAAAGGATTTG gAGAAGCAGCAACAAGTAGCAGAAGGTCAACATTCGGAAGATGTTTCAGATACAAAAGAAGGCAAAGAGGAAAGAGTAATTACTCTCAGGCCATTAAATATGGAAGACTTCAAGCAGGCAAAGAAtcag ATCGCCGCCAGTTTTGCAGCTGAAGGGTCTATAATGAGTGAGCTGAAGCAGTGGAATGACTTGTATGGTGAAGGAGGTTCAAGAAAAAAGCAGCAATTGTCTTACTTCCTATAA